Genomic segment of Syngnathus acus chromosome 10, fSynAcu1.2, whole genome shotgun sequence:
GCAATTGTACTTTGTGACACGTAAATAAAGTGCTTGCAATCATAGATTGAAATCCATTTTGCCTCAGTTGCTTCTAGAGACAACAAAtgaagttatttatttattgagtcAATATGACCAAAGATAGGACACTTATTTGTATAAATTTTTGTGGGCTCCACATGCATAATTTCTATCTGAGCGTATTTTTCCTGTCTGCATGTATAGCAATTACaagcaatgttccctctaagctgcgcgcgtgcgcaatcgcgcactgcccgcacgttctcagcgcacaagaaatcgatccagcgcataaacatcgaccccccccaccaaagcgaacacgcagcgttggacgtcccattATCACCCGCCCCCCCTGAAGTGaaacgaacacgcagcgttggacgtcccattagcaccccccaccccaccgaAGCGACCTGATGTTGCTCAGTGTAGTCCTCAGTTTGCTCAGGGAGCTTGTGTCTATGCCCAGACacatgaaaaattagagggaacattgatTACAAGTACGATTTTTCGTTTTTCCAGATTCCGACTGGGGAGAGAGAATCAACAAAGGCTGATCCAGAAGTGAAGTTGCATGAAAAACTAACAGACTTCAGTGAGACTTTGGCAAGGAAGGCCAAACAAGAGGAGAGCGTACTAAAAAGAACATGGAAACATGACAGCCAAGAAGACCCAGCGTTCACATGCAACCATGCACAAGATGGGATTACCATTTCGAAGAGGGGGATAGAAGACATGACTGATGCAGAGTCAAACAGGTTTGATCAGCTCTCCCAGAGCATTCCTGTTGACTCTCCCTGGTCCATATCAAAAACTGAAGACTTGGAAGACTCTTTAACCTGTGGGGATGAAGCAGAGAAAGGCCGTCTCAAAGACAGTCATCAGAATGCGGATCAAGTTGAATTCAGGGGAGGCCAACAAGAAGAGGTCAACATACCACATTCAGAACAGGACGCTTCTCTTCGTTTCACAGAGGTTGCCACCCAGAGGTTAGTGTGTCCGGGACAACCACACGACACTGCATTGTCGGGGAACATACCCTCTTCATTCACCCCTGCCTCATCTCACACAAGCAACAGCCAAGAAGACCCAACGCGGATCACATGTGACCGCGCACAGGACAGGCCCACCATTTCAAGGTTGGAGGTGGAAGATGGAATTGACGTGGAATCAAACAAGTCTGATCACCTGTCCCTGAGCAATCACGTTGACTCTCCTGTGTCCATTTCCAGAAGTGAAGATTTGAATGCCTTCTGGGCAGGTCGTGATGAATCAGAGCACGACAGTCCAACGTATTTGATGTGGCAAAGAGACAGTGATGGCGAAGGGAACGCTGGTGTTGAGCACAGGGGCGCCAGTCAGGACGAACGGCATTTTGTTTGCCCACGTGCGTTCCAgaaaataatggatggatttgaagATACCCTGGTTGGAATCATTATTCCCacgttttgaaaatgtaattcaTCTACTCGCACCTATTAAGCATCGGCTTATCACACGCTTTCTTTCTAGATGCATGAGGAAAATATGAACTGTGACGAATCAACGGTTGACTGCCACCAAAGCCTCAGCTTAGTTTACGCCACCATGGACGAGAAGTGCCACGAAGGCACGTTGCAGCTTTTGTCGGACCTCCTACATCCCGGTTGCCGTCTTCCCCAAGATGTCATGTCCCACCTGCTAAATGGCATCCTGCTGAACCCGCTATGTCCGCCTCAAATCTGTGTGCAGGCCTGGAATCTGCTGATGAGGGCACAAAGGTGAGCGAGCCAACAACTCGGAGAGTGAAAAATGGAAGGAAATCACCACATATTATGAAGTTGCCATCTTCTTATTCATGCTTTCTTATTCATCACATTTTGATTGCAGACACCACCTGGTTGATAAAGACACAGTGCCGTGGAGCTGGGAGATGTTGACTGCAGTCATGTCCACTCAGGTACAGAACAAGATGTGGACTTTAGCCTTGTACCTTGCATCAACAttcacggatttttttttctttaccatTATACTAATATTCGTACTTCctcttgaaaagaaaatgcttaTGGACTCTCAAAATATCCATAATCTGTCTTTCATTCATGTAAATGTAATGTCATTTATGTGAATTATCCCTTGACAATCACCTcatatttgaattatttgatttacaaaaaaatgcacttcAGTGTATTGTTTACAAAGCCTCAAAACATGATACAGGGTCAAGTCGCATTTGGAACCTTTGGTGTGTGAGTCTTCCTTCACCTTAGCACtaaaccatttttaaaaagaatgtaTTTGCAAAAATGTTATTGTTTCAAAAACCTAAACAAAATGAGTTGATCGTTTACTGGTGGCTGAAATGAAGTCAGGATTAACGGTTGGTGTAAAATCTCTTTGACGTTTAAAGATTTCACAAGCTATGTATGACTTTACTGTTGTTCTCATGCTGGTCCCTCTTCATCAGGAAGGGAAAAAGAAGCATCACCCAGCGGTGGTGCGCATGCTCCTGGAGTATATTGTGCAGACTTTGGAGGATGACTTCTCTCACAAAAAGTCCACGTCTGAACTCCATCAATCCATCGCAAGAGCTACATTGTCGTGCAATCAGCACTTCCAACAAGTACAGTGAGTTTGGCAGACCTCCGACCTGTTTCAGGCAGAGGTTTTTtcttgaggaaaaataaagtgtTGATTATGATGAACCAAAATAATTACACGAGGGGAGGGGATCTTTATCTACCTCGCTGATAGACTCCCGCTCACCTGAGATCCATGTTATGATAAGCACTGTTGTAATCACTAAAACAACAGGTGCGGTGTCATGTGGCGTCATTGGCGTCTGCCTAAGAAATTCACAAGAGGTTGTTTCAGGTTGCGTTTGCCAATCGTCATGTGCGCGATACAACCACTGGGTCAACCACAACATGTGAATACAAATTTTGCAGTAACCGCAATGAGCAAAGCATTCCACAATGCACTAAAGATAAAGATGTAAGTTGGCAGAACTAAAACAACTTTTGAGTAAACAGATGTAGGCATTGCTGAAAAATATAGGTGAAAGCACCTGCCAAGGTAAATATAATCAgattatttacagtacatttcACAAACAAATTTACAAATTTACTCAACAGTCAGTAAATACTCTTAAGTCAATCTTTGGTGGAGTAATATTTactgaaataaaatcattcgAACGTAACATTACTCTTGATTGCGCCCGCCTCTTGTCAATTATGATAAATAATATTCTTGGTCTCTTCTAGGGATGTCATTAAGTGGCTGTTTTCTTCCATTATCAAAtcgactgaaaatgagaaGACTAGTAAAGCTGCTAGAGAAGAAGATGAACATATCAGGTACATTTGTAACCACCATTGtagaaagaacaaaaacatgtataaAGGACATACAACCTTCAGGAAAGGTTTTATGTTGCGTGTTTTAGTCCTTTTCACATGAGAGGCTAACCTTTTGAACCTTTCAGAATCGTGTCCATTCTCCAGAGAATGTTGTGTCTGGCTTTAGAGGCCGATCGCTCTCCTGCAATAAGCTCAGACAAGTTGTCCCAGGAGCTCTTTTTCACACTCATCAGCATCAAGCCCCGACGAGCACACAGGTGAGCGTCAGAGAAGAGTGAACAAACGTTACTCTTTTCCTTCCTGCTACACACTTgtcctccccctcctgagGATCTGACTGTGACCAAATGACTCCCAGGTTACTGCTGCTGGACAGCCTGAAGAGTAACCTGCTGAGATGGAAGCTGCTGGAACAACTTTTGGACGATGCGTGCCCACTGAAAACACCTGTGCCCATGTCGCTCGGTCGCATCCTGCACTTTCTGGAGAACTGCACACTGGTTCCAGACCCGACGGTGACTAGTGCACTCGCCTTGAACGATGATCTAATTTTAGTAATTGTTTACTAAATCTGTGGATAAGAATGTGTCGTATGCATATGCTGTTTGTTTGGAGAAAACCTCCTTGTAGGATTTATAAAGCGACACGAATGATATATGTATGCCGTGAACCTTGTGTGTCGCATGTGATATTCTATTTTTCAGCTCTATCTATAAGCAAGACCACTGCGGGGAAACACACGGCCATctttaaacacatttaaacttcgcacaaaaagaaaaaaatctatctAATGTCTAAATGAAAAGTCCGTCCAGAAAATGGAATTAGGAAACCAACTGATTTTGATTCCCCAGGACGATGGCATACGTTGGAAGAAATGGGAGGAGTTGGTTAAACACCTCTGGATGTTGCTCGTCAGCTACAACACAACAATGAAAGGTGACGTGTTCGGAAAAAACAGGATCATCGTGTTtagggaacttttttttttccccatcttgAATATATGTAGCTACGGTATATCTGGATTCAATTTGATTGCTAATTTTAATATATGATTACAATTTCAGGATTCAATTGATTAGTGTttaataggggtgtaacgattcatcgatacacatcgatgaatcgatataatgctctacgatttgttggcatcgatgctaaacgtaaacatcgatctatatcgcccgtttttgacctcggacattagacgcgactttattttgaaatccagttcattgttgcttgcttcctctttccgggagcagtgcgcggcgtgttgtgttgtgagcagagcaggcacgtgaaaggggagccgacaactacgcggctcctgggctggtgctatggctagtgtccaagaagttAGTGTATAGTTCTCTGGTATTGcaagagaatgttttttttttttgcatttggattagaacatatggtcaaggtgtaatgtttactacattcattgtaaagaacttatttttgttttgtaattaaatagttcagtaatgcactttaaagttaatggtattacaaaaaaagaaagaatattcatttttacttacttcttacttatatgagaaaaaatataggaatttgataaagttcagtgttaaaataagcactttgtatactacaatactcttgtaatttcctaaataaagagtttgcagtaccttgttgattttgcgtatgaattgttataaatcaggatattgttctatatcgatcgtagagcactatatcgtgatgtatcgtgaatgaatcacagcaggctttaagatatcggcaaatatcgtatcgtggttctttgtatcgatatgatatcgtatcgtgacaaaacccgcgatttacacccctagtgtTTAAACACTCTGCTTGTCCATTATCATTGAGTTGATTGACCACTGTGCATTATACGTATCTCTGCTGGCTAGAGGATGTTCAAATAACTTTTTCATGACCTGTGTATATAGGCACTAACCTCCACACTGTATACTTCATCTCTAGGATTTCTGCACAACCCAGCCAGCAAGCAAAAAAGACAGCCAGGCTTCTTTGTCGACAAGAAGGATGATATGCTAACAAAAGCAGACATTTGTAAATCCGTGGAGGCCTTTCTGTCCAGATCTCAGGCAGACGTTGGCCAAGCGTTGCCTTTAGACGTGGAAGAGTCCCTCACTTATTTACAGAATTTCCTTCTTGATGTCTGTGAAGGttaaatttgattaatttttattaatttatttattgatttttattgattttcatGTTATGTAtcatttgtgccctctctgcatccatttcaacctggtgatcctgaaagggggatccttccatctgtggtcccttctcaaggtttctcattttcccctggtagggtttttttttagtttttccttgcccttttgggagcttaagatttttgtctatgtgaagccctttgagactgcttgtgatttagggctatacaaataaacttgacttgacttaaatGAGGGGAAAACAGTTGGTTGGCACTTGTTGAATATTGCACGCTATGTAAAATAGGTCTTTTTAGAACTACAAACAAATGATTGCTTATACGCATGTATATTACGTGGAAAGATTCGTTCTGTATTCatattgatcttttttttttttaaattgggcaCAGTGTACattattgaacatttttggcTGACAGTGTTAACTGTGAATTACAAAGATTAATCaaatgactttcttttttgtaaatgttaaaCTAGGCGTTTTGTATTTATGATTATAGGTAGCAATTGTCCACGTTAAGTTTGCAGTTGAGCTTGTTGCTTGTCTGGTCCAGCTGACTTTGAGTGAGAGGCAGGATGCATCCTTGAAGCCTGTCAGTTGGAAGCCACATTGCTAATTCACACTAGACCTTTTATTAAGAAACAAACAGGTTTGTAGCAACAAGCCTTTCATGATGAACccaagatgatttttttcactcCATTAGTGGTTGCACTTGGACTTATAAAAAACGGTCCTGACCCTCCTAGGCAAACTGGGACATTTAGGTCCATTACTCTTCCATCCACTTGTCCTAAAGAGTCAGAGATGGAGCTATAGAGTTACTTCCGAGATGTAATATACTATTTCATATTACTAATGAGTTTCTTCACGCTATGGTCATTGTGTATAGTAATGTTACGTATGTcactttattttcactttacatgGACTTCTAACTCATCTTGCACACACGTCTGAGTTGGTCCTATCGACAGCAGTGGACGAATGTCACCGATCATGACTTAATATAAGAAGAACCTTTGTAATGGTgagagttttattttgattcaacaGCTGTTGGAGCCCGTTGGTCGCGGACCAATCGGAGCACTCGCCGTTATCagcagaggggaaaaaaatccccacCGTCGCCATAATACAGCAGCAGCGGAAACGGCTGAGAAGTGGctagaaaacaaaagagcgCACGCAGTCGTCCTCGCCATTTGGTATGCTCTTGCAGGTATAAATGCTATTCTTCCCATCCAGCGCACTCCACATTCACTCATCTCGTCGCGCATTTAGGTCGAGTCGGATACAGAAAACGCAtcggtgtttatttttttgttcccgTAGCGAGACTTAGAATGTTAAGTCGCTCAGCTTCGAATAATTGGATCTGTTAGCttgtagctagctagctaaccaGCGCTAATGCTAAAATAGCTCGGAAGGAATCGCAGACGCGGTATTGTAATGCTTATTAAGCCATTACACTTGAATAAGAATTACACAATTTTAGTGCCTTCAGTAACATAGGCTAGTTAGCGGTGGCTAGCTAGCTACTTGCGATGCTTCTTGGCCTAGTGTTGTTCGCTAGGTTGTGCAAGGCTGTTATGTAAACAATTGTGATGTACCTTCTCATAAATTTTACTCCGCGTCTTTGATACGCTCGTTGGGATAATGCCAAACGCAATAATAGCGGGATCTGAC
This window contains:
- the simc1 gene encoding SUMO-interacting motif-containing protein 1 isoform X2, translated to MNDVITISSDSDESGLEFVGSYSVSSAEPESTSAVLVGVHDAIINPLIPTGERESTKADPEVKLHEKLTDFSETLARKAKQEESVLKRTWKHDSQEDPAFTCNHAQDGITISKRGIEDMTDAESNRFDQLSQSIPVDSPWSISKTEDLEDSLTCGDEAEKGRLKDSHQNADQVEFRGGQQEEVNIPHSEQDASLRFTEVATQRLVCPGQPHDTALSGNIPSSFTPASSHTSNSQEDPTRITCDRAQDRPTISRLEVEDGIDVESNKSDHLSLSNHVDSPVSISRSEDLNAFWAGRDESEHDSPTYLMWQRDSDGEGNAGVEHRGASQDERHFVCPRAFQKIMDGFEDTLMHEENMNCDESTVDCHQSLSLVYATMDEKCHEGTLQLLSDLLHPGCRLPQDVMSHLLNGILLNPLCPPQICVQAWNLLMRAQRHHLVDKDTVPWSWEMLTAVMSTQEGKKKHHPAVVRMLLEYIVQTLEDDFSHKKSTSELHQSIARATLSCNQHFQQVQDVIKWLFSSIIKSTENEKTSKAAREEDEHIRIVSILQRMLCLALEADRSPAISSDKLSQELFFTLISIKPRRAHRLLLLDSLKSNLLRWKLLEQLLDDACPLKTPVPMSLGRILHFLENCTLVPDPTLYL
- the simc1 gene encoding SUMO-interacting motif-containing protein 1 isoform X1 is translated as MNDVITISSDSDESGLEFVGSYSVSSAEPESTSAVLVGVHDAIINPLIPTGERESTKADPEVKLHEKLTDFSETLARKAKQEESVLKRTWKHDSQEDPAFTCNHAQDGITISKRGIEDMTDAESNRFDQLSQSIPVDSPWSISKTEDLEDSLTCGDEAEKGRLKDSHQNADQVEFRGGQQEEVNIPHSEQDASLRFTEVATQRLVCPGQPHDTALSGNIPSSFTPASSHTSNSQEDPTRITCDRAQDRPTISRLEVEDGIDVESNKSDHLSLSNHVDSPVSISRSEDLNAFWAGRDESEHDSPTYLMWQRDSDGEGNAGVEHRGASQDERHFVCPRAFQKIMDGFEDTLMHEENMNCDESTVDCHQSLSLVYATMDEKCHEGTLQLLSDLLHPGCRLPQDVMSHLLNGILLNPLCPPQICVQAWNLLMRAQRHHLVDKDTVPWSWEMLTAVMSTQEGKKKHHPAVVRMLLEYIVQTLEDDFSHKKSTSELHQSIARATLSCNQHFQQVQDVIKWLFSSIIKSTENEKTSKAAREEDEHIRIVSILQRMLCLALEADRSPAISSDKLSQELFFTLISIKPRRAHRLLLLDSLKSNLLRWKLLEQLLDDACPLKTPVPMSLGRILHFLENCTLVPDPTDDGIRWKKWEELVKHLWMLLVSYNTTMKGFLHNPASKQKRQPGFFVDKKDDMLTKADICKSVEAFLSRSQADVGQALPLDVEESLTYLQNFLLDVCEG